Part of the Triticum urartu cultivar G1812 chromosome 2, Tu2.1, whole genome shotgun sequence genome, TCCTTAAACCCTAGATCGCCCATCCCTTTTGGTTGTGTCATTGTTTGCCAAAAAAACCCAATGTAATTCTTTTTTGATCTACATCATTTGCTGTAGTGTTTTGGGCTTCGGAGATGCAAAAAATTAGTGTGTGTAAAGAGGAGAGAATATGGCACTGTTCGCGACCACCACTTAAAGCAAAAGATGACGTGGCTGGTTTCACATGCGCTAAGATTAGTTTCACGTGCTCTAAGATTAGTGAACGTGATGGACGGTGATAGCAACGTTCGGATGAGATTCCAAAAATCTGACACGTTCGGTAGATATCGTTtccgtttattttattttttttgacatCATATAGCATTTGATTAATCGGCTGTCAGGCAGTAAAACATACGCAGAACATAAATGAGTCATTTGGAAGCAAAATCAAAACAGTGTCGCGCTCAATGCTCCGTTGAGAATTAGCCGTCCTTGATATGATGAATGAACATTTGTCTCTAGTGTACCAAACAAGAGTGTACTCGTTATTATCGGAGGGTTCTAGTGCTACCGTGTCAAACCGATCACCGCAACCCACCCAGTCAAAAATGTTCTCCTCGGGTATCAGGTGTGCCGCAGGATTTGCAGCTGCCACGTCAAGGTGTCCAGCGGCGGTATTCCTTCTCTACGCTGCTTCAGGCTGACGGGTGAGCTTGTCCAGATCCACGGAAATATCGAGGCCCGACTTCGCCATGGAGCTGATCATCTTTGGGATGTCCTCGATCAAAGCTTCCTCCATTGCCTGGAATGTGTAGAATTTTCTTACTAGTCGACTGGTGTGATAACATATAGGCTAGTGACTAGAGTCGTGAGGTGAAAATAATCATGCCAGGAGCTACAGGCTGTAGAAACCGAACCAAAGATCGTTTATATCAAATCTCACCTTCCTGCCATCTTTCTTCTGTCTTTTTATCACCTCTGTTGGCCATTCAGCAACAAGCTTTTGGAGTTCATCTTTCACAAATGGTTTCTTCTGATCAGGCAGGTGCTACATGAAACCAAAAGTTGTCATCAGGCAAATATCAATTGTGTAGCTAGGAACTGACTACCAACTCTTTTGGGATCCAGATTTCCTAGAGTTATGAAAAACATTTGTACAAACTAAAAAATGCCAATAATAGCATGAGATAGAAATAGAAAAGCTTCAGGAACATAGCCACCTAAGGTGAAGTAGGACACTAAGAGTGATGAAGAGCCATTGTCATCCTGAGACAAACCAGTGCATGTTCTTGTCATTTTGGTATGAAGGAATTTCAGTATTGTAGTAATACATACACAAGTCTAATAACAGGATGCAGTCGAATAATAAGACTTCATCAAGAAGGGAAATAAGAGGCTGCTGGTCCATATGAAGCAATACCAGTATTTCAGAAACACATCTAGTAGCAATTAGCATTGTGTAACCAACCTTGTGAAGAAGTTTAATGGTGGCAGCAGCATTTTCCGGCCTGCGTTCAAGCAGAGAGCCCTGCAACAAGACAATTCATAATGGGTCTCGGATTAGAAGAAATTAGTGTAGCCAACTAGCCATGAGGTGAAACATTAATGTGAAATATGACAAAGTACAGAAAGTGAACAAATTCAGTAAGTTCACACAAAATAAAACATTAGAAGAATCAGTATCATAGTTTTATCGCTTTGTACAAAATAGTGTGCATACAAGGAGCAATTACCTTTACGCATGCAAAACCTGATGTAAGAGTATAGTGTTTGATAGACTTGCCTCTCAGGCTATTGATGTTCCATATAGATTGAGAGTCTCCTGCAGAAGCACAAATATATTAGTAAAGCATCCTTCACAGACAAAACCTTTTACTTTCTATCAAAAAAATAATACTCTAAGATGCAAAAATTGAAGCTTTAAAGTTTAAAAAGCAacagcaaaactaacatttgacTGGTAAACAACTGAAAATGGTTATTATACAGCGGGGCTTCCTGTGGGCTGGGCGCGCAACAGCCAATGGTGGACACTGCCATGTCAATTGGCGCCATGTGTGCCGCCCGCTGGTGTACGGTGGCTTGGGGATACAAGACCTGGAGCGCGCTGGCCTTGCATTGCGGCTAAGATGGTTATGGTACGCGCACACGGACGACGGACGCGCTTGGCAAGGGCTCGACCTGCAATTCTCCCGAGAGGAGCACGCGCTATTCTTCGCCTCCACCACCATGGTCCTTGGGGATGGATCGACGGCCCTGTTTTGGGACGATCGCTGGCTACAGGGGCAGTCCATTCGCGAATTTGCTCCTGCGCTATATCAGTGCATCCCCAAGCGGCGACGAAAATCAAGAACGGTGGCGGAGGGGCTAACGGGCAACGGAAGGGCCCACGACATCCAAGGAGTGCTTGGAATCCACGAGATTGGGCAATACCTGGTGCTTTGGCAGGGCGTGCAGCACGTCTCTCTTACGCACGAGCCTGACCGATTGCGCTGGAGGTGGACGGCAAGCGGTACTTACACGGCGCGATCTTGCTATGCCGTGACATTCCATGGGTCCACGACATGCCCCTCATGGGAACTGACATGGAAGAGTTGGGCGCCGCTGCGCGTCTGGTTCTTCCACTGGCTTGCCAACCAGGACCGATGCTGGACGGCGACACGACTCGCGCGCCGTGGCCTGCAACACCACCCAAGATGCCTCCTGTGTGATCAGGCACCGGAGACAACTCAGCACCTGCTCATGGCCTGCCCATTCTCGAGGCAAACCTGGCATGCCATCCTGGACTGGACACGCATACCTTCGCAGCAGCCGCACAACGAACCGACACTCACGGACTGGTGGCAGAGAACGAAAGGGCGGACACCCCACGCGCTGCGCAAAGGCCTGCAGTCCATCGCCATGCTCATTCCCTGGATGATATGGAAGCAGCGGAACAAATGTGTCTTTGAAAACGCGTGACCTTCTGTAGAAGCATTAGTGGATAGGATTAAGGCTGAGGCCAAATGTTGGGCACAAGCAGGGGCACAGGGGCTCAGGGTTGTTCTGCCCACATCCTGGGATAGTGGGATGTCCACTGAAGGGGAACCTGACCCTTGTAACACTAGCCTCCTAGGAGGACTGTACTCTCCCCATCTTTTCAATGCAATGAAGCGCAAATCCTTTGCGTTTTCTCGAAAAAAATGGTTATTATGAGAGGCAACATCACAACACAAAATTAACAGAAACATTAATTTTCACAACATCACTACCACTCCTGGATGTTATAATGAGGATTACTGCCTTAGGAGCGAGCCAGGCCACTTGCAACGAGCAATGGAACATATTTCATCCATCCCTAACTGCCTAACTTGTAGCAATTTCTTCCATTTTTAGGCGGAGGCCCGGAACGGCCATGCATCTCTAACACAGGTAACTTTAAGCTTAGGTTGACTGTTACACTATAATTAACATAAGAAGAGTCAAACTGCTTACCAACTTTGGCAGCAAATTCCATCCATACGTCAAATGCAGTACGACGCAACTTGACTCCAGCCTGAACAAATCTTGCCGCATATTTTGAGAGTAAATCCCATCTATCAGTGTTATAGCAGATACTGCAAAATACAAATGTTACCCATGGAATTAGTACTTAAACCTGATCAGAGTCTTGGCCTAAAAGGGAAAACCAAAATGCAAATCAAAATCACAACGAAAAAACTTTGTGATACAATTTCTGTATGCACATATTAAACATACTTCTGAGCTATGAGTGGGTGTGTAATTAATAGCATACTAAGATAACGTTTGGAAGATTTGTTAGGTTAAAAGAAAAAAGGACAAGGTTGGTCAGAACTATCATGCAAAACAGAAAGGACAGGCACGATGCAGTAAAACTGCAGAACTGGTTTAAATTCTCCAAAGAGCTATTCATATTCAACTATGTACACTCTCACCTTAATCTAAAAGGGTAGGATGTGGCATGGTACAATATGGAAAGTTTAAAACACTGAAAGAAAAGGATGGTATACATTGGTAAATAGTAACTGAGAACAAATATAAGCATACCTGAAGACAATATCAGCAGTGCCTGGTTGTAGTGGCAAGGAATTCCTCCTAAGGACTTGCATTATCTTCTCCATTAGTTTAGTATCATTGTGCTCTTTAGCATGTTGCTGTAGAAGGAGAAAATCATTATAAAGAAACTTGGAAAGTGATCAAAGGAGTTGGAAACATTGGATACCAGTAGATAATGGGCAGAACCAATGGTTGGCGTTATTCCATAAACATTATGATTCCATAAAACCTTCAACCCTGCATTCATGGCACAAAGATGAATTACAGGTTTTGGGTTCCATTAGCATAACTTCCGAAGCTAGAATGTGGCATTGACACAAAAAAGTTATATACATTATTTTACCCGCATAGctggaaggggggggggggggggggggggggtattgTTACCGTGCAGTATATGAAAGTAAGCATTTATATAACTGATATGACGCCACACATTGCCATATCAAATTTATCTAATGCTTCCTACTAAATAAGGTTCACAAATTTAGCCAGATGTTCTTTCTTGTTTGAATATCTATGCAGCATCCTTCTTTAATCGTTTTCATTAGGATTTAGTACGCAAGGCATAAGGCCTACAAGGCAATCTACAGCTCAGTACTAGAAATACATCAAAACACTTATATATGTGCCAAGAAAAGGCTGGGAAAAAACACACGTTAAC contains:
- the LOC125535795 gene encoding uncharacterized protein LOC125535795, with product MQAAAARARRLIASPAASGIQGVLSASHRGCAAAAELALLPHLENGCRASLSSPDHTRGFSSHLPRTLLSQTVTSHCRCKKSVCYHMARAHFSTDSSGIDQPKESAEELYQKMLKSVEAQTMPPNAWLWSMISSCSSEDDIKLLFQILQKLRIFRLSNLRINANFNDHLCMKVSEACARVGVLDYGLKVLWNHNVYGITPTIGSAHYLLQHAKEHNDTKLMEKIMQVLRRNSLPLQPGTADIVFSICYNTDRWDLLSKYAARFVQAGVKLRRTAFDVWMEFAAKVGDSQSIWNINSLRGKSIKHYTLTSGFACVKGSLLERRPENAAATIKLLHKHLPDQKKPFVKDELQKLVAEWPTEVIKRQKKDGRKAMEEALIEDIPKMISSMAKSGLDISVDLDKLTRQPEAA